In Thermithiobacillus tepidarius DSM 3134, the genomic window CGTGATCACCGCCTCCTGCGCCTTGCGCCAGGGCGTGCGCTGGGTGGAGAGGAAGAGGTTCTTGGCCAGTTGCTGGGTGATGGTGCTGCCGCCGGCCACCACCTTGCCTTCGCGCCAGTTCTTTTGGGCGGCGACCCGGATGCCTTCCCAGTCGAAACCCTCGTGGCCGTAGAAGGTGGCGTCCTCGGAAACGATGAGGGCGCGCTGCAGATAGCGGGAAATCCGGGAGATCGGCACCCATTCCTGCTGGATGCGCGCCGGCTCGCCCGCCGCCGCCATCTCCGCCTTGCGCGCCTTCATCAGGGCCGTTTCCGTGGGGTTGTGGTCCACCAGGCGCAGCACCTGCACGTAGAGCCAACCCTGATAGAGCAGCAGCGCCAGCACGGCGGCGCCGAGCAGACGCCAGAACCACCTAAAAAGGAATTTCATGGGGGCGGGACTTGCTCCGGGTCCATATGCGACGAAAGTCGTATCTTCCGACGCTCGCCACTTTCGGTCAAGGCGAAGGAAAGATATGCTTTAACTTGTATTTAAAATTCATGGAATGCCGATCATGTCCAGTGAAGCTTCGTCTTCACCCCCGCCATCCTCCCGCTTTGCCCGCATTTCCTGGCGTCAATGGGTGATGCTGCTCACCCTGGTGCTGCTGGCCCTGGGGCTCGGGCCGTTGCTGGACTACACGCCCCTGGGGCAGGTCGTTTCGCTGCAGTACCTGCAGTCCCTGCGCGCCACCTGGGGCGACGTGCCGATCGCCTGGCTGCTCTATCTGCTCCTCGCCTGGCTGGGCGCCGTCTTCGGCTTTCCCTTCATCCTGCTGACCGCCATCGCCGGCATGGTCTTCGGAGCGCTGCTTGGCACCGTGCTGGCCTTGCTGGCCGGCATGCTGGCCGCGCTGGCGGGCTACAAGCTGGGCGAGCTGCTGGGGCAGGATCTGGTCATGCGCCTGCTGGCCCGGCGCTACAATTACTTGCGCGTCTGGCTGGGCGAGCACGCCCTCATGGCCGTGCTGTCCATGCGCGTGGTGGTGCCCTTTGCCGCCGCCAACCTGATCGCCGGCGCCATGCGCATCCCGCGGCCCTGGTACTTCCTGGGCACCCTGCTGGGCCTGCTGCCCTGGGTGGTGTCCATCGCCGTGGTTTCGGCCGACGTCGCCACGCCCTATGGCCTGGGTTGGCGCGTGACCCTGGTCGGCGTCGCCCTGCTGGCCCTGGGCATCACGGTCCGCTACCTGCAACGCCGCCTGCGCCGGCAGTTCAGGACACTTTCACGGCCAGGATGATCATCTGCAGGCCCTGCAGGTGCAGGCGCCGCTGCAGCGCCTCGGCGGTGTGGTTGTGCAGCAGGCGGGTCAGCCAGTTGTCCTGGGCGAAGACCAGCTTGCCGGCGAAGAACACGCTGTTGGGAAAGCGTTTTTCCACGATCTCCCGACAGAGCCGGTCCAGGGCGGCCACCGGATCGGTGCCGCAGGCCGAGAAGGCGGTGGCCGCCAGGCCATGCTGGTGGCAGAAATCCACGTAACGCTGCAGGTTGGCTTCCAGGTTGTCGCGAAAATCCCGGATGTCGGCGCCGCGCAGGGTGGCGATGTCCACCTCGCCGACGCTGACGAAAACGAAGTTTTTGTACTGGTTGGGGAAGAGCCTCAGCACCCAGAGCAGGGCATGGACGCCGAGTCCCTGGAACTTGTTGGACACCAGAATGACGGCGGTGGGCGCCTCGGGCTGCAGCGGAGGCGGCGGACTGGCTTCGGGCAAGGGCGGGTTGTCGAGCACTTGGTCCAATGACCGGAGCTTTTCCCGAACCGCCAGGTAGTGCTTGCGGATTTTGAGGCCGATGAAGACCACGCCGCTGGTGATGAGCACGGTGACCCAGCCGCCCTCGCCGAATTTCTCCACCACCGTCACCAGCAGGATGCCGACCGTCACCAGGAGACCCAAAAAGGCCAGCGCGAAGCGGCGCGCCCAGGCGGGCTCGGCGTCGCGGTTGCGCCACCAGTAGAGGCACAGCCCCAGCAGCGACAGCGAAAAGGTCAGAAACACGTTGATGCTGTAGAGCACCACCAGGATGTCCACCTTGCCGGCGGTCCCGACCAGGATGGCCAGCGCGGCGGCGCCCATGAGCAGGACGCCGTTCTTGGTCACCAGTTGCTCGGAGAGCTGGGAAAACTGGTGCGGCACCCAGGAATCGAGCGCCATGTTGGCCAGCACCGCCGGGCCGGCGAGAAAGCCCGTGTTGGCCGCCACGAAGAGCAGGCCGCCTTCGAGCAGCAACGCCGCCGTCAGCAGGGTGTCGCCGCCCCAGGGCAGCTCGCCGACGATGGCGCGGAAGGTGACGGCATTCAGGGTCTGGCCGCTGGCCGGGCGCGCATCCCAGAGCAGGTACAGGAGGATGATGCCGCCGGCGGTGAGGGCCAGCGAAACGGCCATGTACATCATGGTCCACTTGCCCGTGCGGATGCGCGGCTCGGCCAGCATGGTCACGCTGTTGGACACCGCTTCCAGGCCGGTGTAGGTGCCGCCGCCCAGGGAGTAGGCACGCAGGAAGAGGGCGATGACGAAGAGGGTGCTCACTTCCTGGCTCAGCAGGCGGGTTTCGCTCAGGGTTGCGGGGATGAGGGCGGGCAGGCGTTCCGCGTGCAGGCCGATGCCGTAGACGATGAGAAAGGCATGGGTGAGCACGAAGCCCATGAAGATGGGCAGGAGCACCTTGATGGATTCCTTCATGCCGCGCAGGTTCAGCAGGATCAGCAAGAGGATCAGAACTGCCTCCACCTCCACCTTGAGATGCAGGAAGATGCCCGGCAAGAGGCTGAAGAGGGCGTCGATGCCGCTGGCGACGGAGATGGCGATGGTCAGGACGTAGTCCACCACCAGGGCCGCGCCCGAGGCGAGTCCGGCGTGCGCGCCGAGGAGCTTGGTGGCCACCCGGTAGCCGCCGCCGCCCGAGGGGAAAAGCTCGATGACCTGGCTGTAGGCCAGTGAAATGATGAAGACGGTCAGCGCCGTCGCGACCGCCAGATAGAGCCCGAGATGGGTGTGATGGCCGAGCGCCTTGAAGGCTTCCTCGGGACCGTAGGCGGAGGAGGACAGGCCATCGGCGCCCAGGCCGACCCAGGCCAGGAAGGCAACCAGGGCCATGTGCTGGCGGGTTTCCGGAGAGAACGGATCGCGGGCGGCGCCCAGGATTTTATGTTTCCACCGTTGCCAGGCGTTGCTGTCCGTGGCCATGTGTTTCCTTGTTTCCGCTTTTGCAGGAATTTTTTCTGGTGTGCGTAGCATAAGCCGTTGGCCGGGAAAAGAAAGAGGCATGTTGCGCCACCGGCGCGAAAGGCACCGACCGGGCCGCACCACTTGGCTTACGCGGCCGGTTTTGCGAAACTTGGGAGATTCGTCCGCGCAGGATGCCTTGGTTTGTCATTCGGGAGTCGAGTCATGGGTTTGAACGTTACGCAAAAAATCATTCAGGCGCATTTGGTGGATGGGGAGATGAAGGCGGGCAGCCCGATCAGCATCCGCATCGATCAGACCTTGACCCAGGACGCCACCGGCACCATGGCCTACCTCCAGTTCGAGGCGCTGGGCCTGGATCGCGTGAAGACCGAGCTGTCCGTGTCCTACGTGGACCACAACATGCTGCAGGCCGGCTTCGAGAACGCCGACGACCACCGCTTCCTGCAGTCGGTGGCCGCCCGCTACGGCATCCACTTCTCCCGGCCCGGCAACGGCATCTGCCATCAGGTGCACCTGGAACGCTTCTCGCGGCCGGGCAAGACGCTGCTCGGTTCCGACTCCCACACGCCCACCAGCGGCGGCGCGGGCATGCTGGCCATCGGCGCCGGCGGCCTGGACATCGCGCTGGCCATGGGCGGCCTGCCCTTCAACCTGGCCATGCCCTACGTGGTCGGCGTGAAGCTCACCGGCAGCCTGCAGCCCTTCGTCAGCGCCAAGGACATCATCCTCGAGGTGCTGCGCCGCAAGACGGTGAAAGGCGGCGTGGGCAAGGTCTTCGAGTACTTCGGTCCCGGCATCCGCAGCCTCGACACGCCGGCCCGCTCCACCATCACCAACATGGGCGCGGAGCTGGGCGCCACCACCAGCGTCTTCCCCTCCGACGACATCACCCGGGCCTACCTGCAGGCCCAGGGCCGGGCGCAGGACTGGTCCGAGCTGCTGCCGGACGCCGACGCCCAGTACGACGAGGTGCTCGAGATCAACCTGGATGAGCTGGAGCCGCTGATCGCCTGTCCGCACAGCCCGGACAACGTCAAGACCGTGCGCGAGGTGGCCGGCACGCCGGTGGCCCAGGTGGCCATCGGCTCCTGCACCAACTCCTCTTATACCGACCTCATGACGGTGGCGGCCATGCTGCGCGGCCGCTCGGTGGCGGCAGGGGTGAGCCTGGGCGTGTCGCCCGGCTCCCGCCAGGTGATGGAGATGATCACCCGCGACGGCGGCATGCTCGACCTCATCGGCGCCGGTTCCCGCCTGCTGGAGTCCGCCTGCGGTCCCTGCATCGGCATGGGCTTCGCGCCGCCCTCCGGCGGCGTGTCGGTCCGTTCCTTCAACCGCAATTTCCCCGGCCGTTCCGGCACCAAGAACGCCGGCGTCTACCTGGCCAGTCCCGAGACCTGCGCGGCGGCGGCGCTGACCGGCGTCATCACCGACCCGCGCGACCTGGGCATCCCGGTGCCGCAGGTGAAGCTGCCCGAGAAGTACCTGGTGGACGACCGCATGGTCATCCCGCCGCTGCCCGCCGATGCCGCGCGCGCGGTGGAGATCGTGCGCGGCCCGAACATCGCCAAGCTGCCCCAGGGCCAGCCGGCGCCCGAGGTGCTGTCCGGGCCGGTGCTGCTCAAGGTGGGCGACAACAT contains:
- a CDS encoding TVP38/TMEM64 family protein, translating into MSSEASSSPPPSSRFARISWRQWVMLLTLVLLALGLGPLLDYTPLGQVVSLQYLQSLRATWGDVPIAWLLYLLLAWLGAVFGFPFILLTAIAGMVFGALLGTVLALLAGMLAALAGYKLGELLGQDLVMRLLARRYNYLRVWLGEHALMAVLSMRVVVPFAAANLIAGAMRIPRPWYFLGTLLGLLPWVVSIAVVSADVATPYGLGWRVTLVGVALLALGITVRYLQRRLRRQFRTLSRPG
- a CDS encoding APC family permease yields the protein MATDSNAWQRWKHKILGAARDPFSPETRQHMALVAFLAWVGLGADGLSSSAYGPEEAFKALGHHTHLGLYLAVATALTVFIISLAYSQVIELFPSGGGGYRVATKLLGAHAGLASGAALVVDYVLTIAISVASGIDALFSLLPGIFLHLKVEVEAVLILLLILLNLRGMKESIKVLLPIFMGFVLTHAFLIVYGIGLHAERLPALIPATLSETRLLSQEVSTLFVIALFLRAYSLGGGTYTGLEAVSNSVTMLAEPRIRTGKWTMMYMAVSLALTAGGIILLYLLWDARPASGQTLNAVTFRAIVGELPWGGDTLLTAALLLEGGLLFVAANTGFLAGPAVLANMALDSWVPHQFSQLSEQLVTKNGVLLMGAAALAILVGTAGKVDILVVLYSINVFLTFSLSLLGLCLYWWRNRDAEPAWARRFALAFLGLLVTVGILLVTVVEKFGEGGWVTVLITSGVVFIGLKIRKHYLAVREKLRSLDQVLDNPPLPEASPPPPLQPEAPTAVILVSNKFQGLGVHALLWVLRLFPNQYKNFVFVSVGEVDIATLRGADIRDFRDNLEANLQRYVDFCHQHGLAATAFSACGTDPVAALDRLCREIVEKRFPNSVFFAGKLVFAQDNWLTRLLHNHTAEALQRRLHLQGLQMIILAVKVS
- a CDS encoding aconitate hydratase, whose amino-acid sequence is MGLNVTQKIIQAHLVDGEMKAGSPISIRIDQTLTQDATGTMAYLQFEALGLDRVKTELSVSYVDHNMLQAGFENADDHRFLQSVAARYGIHFSRPGNGICHQVHLERFSRPGKTLLGSDSHTPTSGGAGMLAIGAGGLDIALAMGGLPFNLAMPYVVGVKLTGSLQPFVSAKDIILEVLRRKTVKGGVGKVFEYFGPGIRSLDTPARSTITNMGAELGATTSVFPSDDITRAYLQAQGRAQDWSELLPDADAQYDEVLEINLDELEPLIACPHSPDNVKTVREVAGTPVAQVAIGSCTNSSYTDLMTVAAMLRGRSVAAGVSLGVSPGSRQVMEMITRDGGMLDLIGAGSRLLESACGPCIGMGFAPPSGGVSVRSFNRNFPGRSGTKNAGVYLASPETCAAAALTGVITDPRDLGIPVPQVKLPEKYLVDDRMVIPPLPADAARAVEIVRGPNIAKLPQGQPAPEVLSGPVLLKVGDNITTDHIMPAGAKVLPLRSNLPAISQFTFSAIDESFPARAQELGGGFVVGGHNYGQGSSREHAALAPMYLGVKAVLVKSFARIHLANLINFGILPITFVDEADYERVEQGDQLAVDIRNLTVGGSLVVVNQSRNLEIKVAAQIASQRDLELIRSGGALAWASQRMSA